The Flavobacterium commune genome contains a region encoding:
- the ccoN gene encoding cytochrome-c oxidase, cbb3-type subunit I — MEMQQFYYDNKIVKKFIYATIVFGVVGMAVGLLLAILFLFPNLTDGVSWLSFGRLRPLHTNAVIFAFVGNAMFAGIYYSLQRLLKARMFSDFLSNLNFWGWQLIIVAAAISLPLGYTTSKEYAELEWPIDIAIALIWVVFGINMIGTIIKRRERHLYVAIWFYLATFVTVAVLHIFNSLALPVSGLKSYSVYAGVQDALVQWWYGHNAVAFFLTTPFLGLMYYYIPKAANRPVYSYRLSIVHFWSLIFLYIWAGPHHLLYSALPNWAQNLGVVFSIMLIAPSWGGMINGLLTLRGAWDKVRTEPVLKFFVVAITGYGMATFEGPMLSLKNVNAIAHFTDWIVAHVHVGALAWNGFMAFGVIYWLIPRMTKGSLYSLKLANVHFWIGTLGIILYTLPMYVAGFLQASMWKQFNPDGTLTYGNFLETVTQIIPMYWMRAVGGTLYIIGMFVLVYNIYKTVKANDSVEDELAEAPELQKISRGRVKGEKFHPWLERKPIQLTILATVAILIGGIIQIVPTIMVKSNIPTISSVKPYTPLELEGRDLYIREGCVSCHSQMVRPFRSEVERYGPQSKAGEFVYDHPFLWGSKRTGPDLLRVGEKYNDNWHFNHMWSPQSTSAGSIMPGYKWLFDNKALDISDIEGKMETMRTLGVPYTDTDIANAQNAINEQSQEIENSLHSDPDFVKSYEESKKKAAARGEKFVPMKDREIVALIAYIQRLGTDIKVK, encoded by the coding sequence ATGGAAATGCAGCAGTTTTATTACGACAACAAAATTGTTAAAAAGTTCATTTATGCTACCATAGTTTTTGGGGTAGTCGGGATGGCAGTCGGGCTTTTATTAGCCATCTTATTTTTATTTCCTAACCTGACTGATGGTGTTTCCTGGTTGAGTTTTGGTAGATTAAGACCCTTGCATACTAATGCAGTTATTTTTGCTTTTGTTGGTAACGCCATGTTTGCGGGGATTTATTATTCGTTACAGCGACTTTTAAAAGCCAGAATGTTTTCTGATTTTTTGAGTAATCTTAATTTCTGGGGATGGCAATTGATTATTGTTGCAGCGGCTATTTCGCTTCCTTTGGGATATACTACTTCAAAAGAATATGCCGAATTAGAATGGCCTATCGATATTGCTATTGCATTAATTTGGGTAGTTTTTGGTATCAATATGATTGGTACAATTATAAAAAGAAGAGAGCGTCATCTATATGTTGCCATTTGGTTTTACCTGGCCACTTTTGTAACCGTAGCCGTGTTGCATATCTTCAATAGTTTGGCTTTGCCTGTTTCGGGATTAAAAAGTTACTCTGTTTATGCTGGGGTTCAGGATGCCTTGGTACAATGGTGGTATGGACACAATGCGGTTGCTTTTTTCCTGACTACGCCTTTCTTAGGTTTGATGTATTATTATATTCCTAAAGCCGCTAATCGTCCGGTGTATTCGTATCGATTGTCAATTGTTCACTTTTGGTCATTAATATTCTTATACATTTGGGCTGGACCACACCATTTATTGTATTCTGCTTTGCCAAACTGGGCTCAGAATCTAGGAGTTGTTTTCTCAATAATGTTGATTGCACCTTCCTGGGGAGGAATGATAAACGGATTATTGACTTTGCGTGGGGCTTGGGATAAAGTGCGTACCGAACCGGTTTTAAAATTCTTTGTAGTAGCCATTACAGGTTATGGAATGGCAACTTTTGAAGGACCAATGTTGTCTTTGAAAAATGTAAATGCTATTGCGCATTTTACGGATTGGATTGTCGCTCACGTACACGTAGGAGCTTTGGCATGGAACGGATTTATGGCTTTTGGAGTTATTTATTGGTTGATTCCCCGAATGACAAAAGGCTCTTTGTACTCTCTTAAATTGGCTAATGTTCACTTTTGGATAGGTACTTTAGGAATTATACTTTATACCTTACCTATGTATGTTGCAGGTTTCCTGCAAGCGTCTATGTGGAAACAATTTAATCCTGATGGGACGTTGACTTATGGAAATTTTTTGGAAACAGTAACTCAGATTATTCCAATGTATTGGATGCGTGCCGTAGGAGGAACATTGTATATTATAGGAATGTTTGTTTTAGTGTATAATATTTATAAAACGGTTAAAGCAAATGATAGTGTTGAAGATGAATTAGCCGAAGCGCCTGAATTGCAAAAAATAAGCCGTGGCAGGGTAAAAGGAGAGAAATTTCATCCTTGGTTAGAAAGAAAACCAATTCAGTTGACCATTCTGGCTACTGTTGCTATTTTGATTGGAGGAATTATTCAAATTGTACCTACGATTATGGTGAAATCGAATATTCCAACAATTAGCAGTGTAAAACCATACACACCATTAGAACTCGAAGGACGTGATTTATACATTCGTGAAGGTTGTGTGTCTTGTCACTCTCAAATGGTACGACCGTTTAGAAGTGAGGTAGAGCGTTACGGACCTCAGTCTAAAGCAGGTGAATTTGTTTATGATCATCCATTCCTTTGGGGTTCAAAGCGTACAGGACCTGATTTATTAAGAGTAGGTGAAAAATACAATGACAACTGGCATTTTAATCACATGTGGTCTCCACAGAGTACTTCGGCCGGGTCAATTATGCCGGGTTACAAATGGTTGTTTGACAACAAAGCCTTAGATATTTCGGACATTGAAGGCAAAATGGAAACCATGAGAACATTAGGAGTTCCTTATACTGATACTGATATTGCGAATGCTCAAAATGCTATTAACGAACAATCTCAGGAAATTGAAAATAGTTTGCATTCTGATCCTGATTTTGTAAAAAGTTATGAAGAAAGCAAAAAGAAAGCAGCCGCCAGAGGAGAAAAATTTGTTCCAATGAAGGATAGAGAAATTGTAGCTCTGATTGCTTACATCCAAAGATTAGGAACTGATATTAAAGTGAAATAA
- a CDS encoding CcoQ/FixQ family Cbb3-type cytochrome c oxidase assembly chaperone, with product MFEQIKHNMETIAGVSIYPILSLLIFFSFFVGLGFWVFFYKKEKIDELSQIPFQEDKLIE from the coding sequence ATGTTTGAGCAAATAAAACACAATATGGAGACCATTGCAGGGGTGTCGATATATCCAATACTATCGTTGTTAATTTTCTTTTCCTTCTTTGTGGGATTAGGATTTTGGGTTTTTTTCTATAAAAAAGAAAAAATTGATGAGTTGAGTCAAATTCCTTTTCAGGAAGATAAGTTAATTGAATAG
- a CDS encoding cbb3-type cytochrome c oxidase N-terminal domain-containing protein — MKKIIPAYLRVIVLFFTIFGAIEYFIDSGDRAAFIKFPIVNVILVVVLVLLVAIEIVISAADTIVYQILPEEEKAKLAAEEKLPLKESAWFKGLMNKLTRTVPIENEASLLLNHDYDGIKELDNNLPPWWVYSFYACIVFAAIYLVRFEILGADNQEMELKKELAQAKIEVAEYMKNAPDLMDEKTVTQLTDPADLAIGKTTFETNCAACHKADGGGQIGPNLTDDRWILGGGVKNIFHTITNGGRDGKGMIAWKGTLKPKEIQKVASYILSLKGSNPKDAKEAEGDLWVEETPTPEAK; from the coding sequence ATGAAAAAAATAATTCCAGCATATCTTAGAGTAATTGTGCTTTTCTTTACCATATTTGGTGCTATAGAATATTTTATTGATTCTGGGGACAGAGCAGCATTTATAAAATTCCCTATTGTTAATGTTATCCTAGTAGTTGTTTTAGTGTTATTGGTTGCAATTGAAATTGTCATTAGTGCAGCCGATACAATTGTGTACCAAATTTTGCCGGAGGAAGAAAAAGCAAAATTAGCTGCTGAGGAAAAATTACCTTTAAAAGAATCGGCTTGGTTCAAAGGTTTGATGAATAAATTAACAAGAACCGTTCCTATTGAAAACGAGGCAAGTTTATTATTGAATCACGATTATGACGGAATTAAAGAGTTAGACAATAATTTACCGCCTTGGTGGGTGTATTCTTTCTATGCCTGTATTGTTTTTGCGGCTATTTATTTAGTGCGTTTTGAGATTTTAGGAGCCGACAATCAGGAGATGGAATTAAAAAAAGAATTGGCTCAAGCCAAAATTGAAGTGGCTGAATATATGAAAAACGCCCCTGATTTAATGGATGAAAAAACAGTGACACAACTGACTGATCCAGCTGATTTGGCTATTGGTAAAACCACTTTCGAAACCAATTGTGCTGCCTGCCATAAAGCCGATGGAGGAGGACAAATTGGTCCTAATTTAACCGATGACCGTTGGATTCTGGGAGGTGGAGTTAAAAATATATTTCATACAATTACTAATGGAGGTCGTGACGGAAAAGGGATGATTGCCTGGAAAGGAACCCTTAAACCTAAAGAAATTCAAAAAGTAGCCAGTTACATTTTGTCTTTAAAAGGAAGTAATCCAAAAGATGCTAAAGAAGCTGAAGGAGATTTATGGGTTGAAGAAACTCCAACTCCCGAAGCCAAATAA
- the ccoG gene encoding cytochrome c oxidase accessory protein CcoG, producing MSKLPNEAFSPDSYRDTIGTIDNEGKRKFIYPKKPSGKLYDYRKWLSYFLLIILVANPFLKVNGNQFMMFNILERRFNIFGFPFWPQDFYLVVLFMIIGVVFIILFTVIFGRIFCGWICPQTIFLEMVFRRIEYWIEGDRGAQMRLAKQEWNTEKIRKKALKWTVFLIISFGIANVFLAYLIGSDNLIEIIGDSPANHLKTLISLLIFTGIFYFIFVWFREQVCIIACPYGRLQGVLLDNKSINVAYDFVRGEKEAGRAKFNKKEDRDLSGKGDCIDCNQCVNVCPTGIDIRNGTQLECVNCTACIDECDTIMESVGYPKGLIRYASEDEIEKKAPFKFTARMKAYTAILVILIAMLVGLLFLRTDVEALILRLPGQLYQHKGENISNVFTYKIINKTNNDFNAIHFKLKGIKGDLKLVGKQSLKVPKQGMSSGTLFIEINKYLLESDKTKLKIEVYNGDKKIESTTTSFLSPRTFD from the coding sequence ATGTCAAAATTACCAAACGAAGCCTTTAGTCCCGATAGCTATCGGGATACCATTGGAACGATTGACAATGAAGGGAAAAGAAAATTTATTTATCCTAAAAAACCATCAGGTAAATTATATGATTACAGAAAATGGCTGAGTTATTTTCTGTTGATAATTTTAGTTGCCAATCCGTTTCTAAAAGTAAATGGCAATCAGTTCATGATGTTTAACATCTTGGAGCGTCGCTTTAATATTTTTGGTTTTCCATTTTGGCCTCAGGATTTTTATTTGGTTGTGCTTTTTATGATTATTGGGGTAGTATTTATTATTCTTTTTACAGTAATCTTTGGACGTATTTTTTGTGGTTGGATTTGTCCACAAACTATTTTTTTGGAAATGGTTTTTCGAAGAATAGAATATTGGATTGAAGGCGATAGGGGAGCTCAAATGCGATTGGCAAAACAGGAATGGAATACCGAAAAGATTAGAAAAAAAGCATTAAAATGGACGGTGTTTTTGATTATTTCTTTCGGAATTGCCAATGTGTTTTTAGCCTATTTGATAGGAAGTGATAATCTGATTGAAATAATTGGAGACAGTCCTGCTAATCATTTAAAAACCTTGATTTCGTTATTGATTTTTACAGGGATATTCTATTTTATTTTTGTATGGTTCAGAGAACAGGTTTGCATTATTGCCTGTCCTTACGGAAGATTGCAAGGTGTTCTTTTAGACAATAAATCCATTAATGTGGCTTATGATTTTGTTCGTGGCGAAAAAGAAGCAGGACGAGCTAAATTCAATAAAAAAGAAGACAGGGATTTAAGCGGTAAGGGGGATTGTATCGATTGTAATCAATGTGTAAATGTATGTCCTACCGGTATTGACATTCGTAATGGGACTCAACTGGAATGTGTGAATTGCACCGCTTGTATTGACGAATGTGATACAATTATGGAGAGTGTTGGATATCCAAAGGGCTTGATTCGATATGCTTCGGAAGATGAAATAGAGAAAAAAGCACCTTTTAAATTCACCGCCAGAATGAAAGCTTACACTGCTATTTTGGTGATTTTAATTGCAATGTTAGTTGGTTTGTTGTTTTTGCGTACTGATGTTGAAGCACTTATTTTAAGATTACCGGGACAGTTGTATCAGCATAAAGGCGAAAACATTAGTAATGTATTTACCTATAAAATAATCAATAAGACCAACAATGATTTTAATGCGATTCATTTTAAACTAAAGGGTATTAAAGGCGATTTAAAACTGGTTGGAAAACAAAGTTTAAAAGTACCTAAACAAGGTATGAGTAGCGGAACCTTATTTATTGAAATTAATAAATATTTGTTGGAAAGTGATAAAACCAAATTAAAAATTGAAGTGTATAACGGCGACAAAAAAATTGAAAGTACAACAACGAGTTTTTTAAGTCCGAGAACATTTGATTGA
- a CDS encoding FixH family protein: MKINWGTGLVIAIALFMSFILYFVIKVQSNSKYDNELVVEEYYKHDARFQEEMERIQNAHDLKQKPIISYTSEGITIVFPESFASNQITGTVSLYRPSNKKLDFDTPISLSNPTLLIPKSKLVGGQWGINMEWQYDGKKYLTKEPIYIQ; this comes from the coding sequence ATGAAAATTAATTGGGGAACAGGATTAGTGATTGCGATAGCATTGTTTATGAGTTTTATATTGTATTTTGTGATTAAAGTGCAATCGAATTCTAAGTATGATAATGAGCTGGTGGTAGAAGAATATTACAAGCACGATGCCCGTTTTCAGGAAGAAATGGAACGCATCCAAAACGCTCATGATCTAAAGCAAAAACCAATTATCAGCTATACCAGCGAAGGAATTACAATCGTTTTTCCAGAATCGTTTGCTTCAAATCAAATTACAGGAACAGTGTCCCTTTACCGACCGTCTAACAAAAAATTAGATTTCGATACTCCGATTTCGTTGTCTAATCCAACTTTGCTCATACCTAAATCAAAATTGGTAGGCGGTCAATGGGGCATTAATATGGAGTGGCAATACGATGGAAAAAAGTATTTGACTAAAGAACCTATTTATATTCAGTAA
- a CDS encoding sulfite exporter TauE/SafE family protein has protein sequence MLYTALLFGLISSFHCIGMCGAIAVMLPVDRSNLAKKVIQIITYHLGRITAYATIGFVFGLLGKGFFMAGIQQKLSILIGILMIVAIVIPEKTVAQYNFSKPVFRHISKLKQVLGNQFKKKSYQSLFTIGLLNGFLPCGMVYVALFGAVAMQSVSLGVVYMVLFGLGTIPLMSTVVYINSFLTVSVRNKIQKVIPYVVVLIGVLFILRGLGLGIPYVSPATMSLFVQSNPNCH, from the coding sequence ATGCTTTACACTGCTTTATTATTTGGACTCATCAGTAGCTTTCACTGCATCGGAATGTGCGGGGCTATTGCTGTGATGCTGCCTGTTGATAGAAGCAATCTTGCAAAAAAAGTAATCCAAATTATCACTTATCATTTGGGACGAATAACAGCTTATGCGACTATAGGTTTTGTATTTGGTTTGCTGGGTAAAGGTTTTTTTATGGCAGGAATACAGCAAAAATTGTCTATTTTAATTGGGATTTTAATGATTGTAGCCATTGTGATTCCCGAAAAAACGGTTGCACAATATAATTTTTCAAAACCCGTATTTAGACATATTTCTAAGTTAAAACAAGTTTTAGGAAATCAGTTTAAAAAGAAATCGTATCAATCACTTTTCACCATTGGGTTATTAAACGGATTTTTGCCATGCGGAATGGTGTATGTAGCTTTATTTGGTGCGGTTGCTATGCAAAGTGTTAGTTTAGGCGTTGTTTACATGGTTTTATTTGGTTTAGGAACCATTCCGTTAATGAGTACTGTGGTCTATATCAATTCTTTTTTAACAGTTTCTGTACGGAACAAAATACAAAAAGTAATTCCATATGTAGTAGTTTTAATAGGAGTGTTGTTTATCCTTAGAGGATTAGGATTAGGAATTCCTTATGTATCACCCGCTACTATGAGTCTGTTTGTTCAGTCAAATCCTAATTGTCATTAG
- a CDS encoding acyl-[acyl-carrier-protein] thioesterase, which yields MPVAANFTSIISKNFEINFTQCLPSGCLKYTELCNLLQLTAAEHAEMGGISFTDMQEYDQAWVLSRMRVEISALPQWKDTVTVKTWINSLENSRSVRALEMYVNNKKIIGCETFWAVFNTKSRRPELLTLAHDHFELFPDVKATQEGFSKIDINPEKEEIFSKTVILSDLDIVNHVNNVKYLEWCMDLVDENIILKQKIKSFEMNFMKELSLRDQVMIHENVSDDSIVFSITKEDKNCFALQLNLI from the coding sequence ATGCCAGTAGCTGCTAATTTTACTTCTATTATAAGTAAAAACTTCGAAATTAATTTCACCCAATGTTTGCCTTCGGGATGTTTAAAATACACCGAATTATGTAATTTATTGCAACTTACAGCTGCTGAACATGCTGAAATGGGAGGCATTAGCTTTACGGATATGCAGGAATATGACCAGGCCTGGGTTTTGAGTAGAATGCGTGTAGAAATCAGTGCTTTACCCCAATGGAAAGATACTGTAACAGTAAAAACATGGATCAACAGTTTAGAAAATTCCCGCTCGGTTCGTGCTTTGGAAATGTACGTTAATAATAAAAAAATTATAGGCTGCGAAACTTTTTGGGCCGTTTTCAATACTAAAAGTCGTCGTCCTGAATTGTTAACACTTGCACACGATCATTTTGAATTATTCCCGGATGTAAAAGCCACTCAGGAGGGCTTTTCAAAAATTGACATCAATCCCGAAAAAGAAGAAATTTTCAGCAAAACCGTCATTTTATCAGATTTAGATATTGTTAACCATGTGAATAACGTTAAGTATCTGGAATGGTGTATGGATTTAGTGGATGAAAATATTATTCTGAAGCAAAAGATTAAAAGTTTCGAAATGAATTTCATGAAAGAACTTTCGTTACGCGATCAGGTGATGATTCATGAAAATGTATCTGATGATTCTATTGTTTTTAGCATTACTAAAGAAGATAAAAACTGTTTTGCCCTACAATTAAATTTGATATAA
- the miaA gene encoding tRNA (adenosine(37)-N6)-dimethylallyltransferase MiaA, translated as MKYLITIIGPTAIGKTALSIQLANHYNCEIVSCDSRQFFKEMTIGTAVPNAKELAAAQHHFIQNKSIFENYTVGDFEKEAITTIEELFKTNDYVVLVGGSGLYVNAVLKGFDDFPEINSTVRQEVNANYEKLGIGYLQEQLKKLDPDYFEKINLENPQTLLNPQRMMRFVEVCIGTGKAYSSFLNQKKNERSFTPILIGLEAERNVMYSRINQRVDIMMNEGLLQEAKNLYPNKELNALQTVGYRELFSYFDKEFTLEFAIEEIKKNTRRFAKRQLTWFKRDESTKWFNFETPTQKIIDYIENYSKKT; from the coding sequence ATGAAATATCTAATTACCATAATTGGACCTACGGCCATAGGGAAAACTGCTTTAAGCATTCAATTAGCCAATCATTATAATTGCGAAATTGTTTCTTGTGACAGTCGTCAGTTTTTTAAAGAAATGACTATCGGGACTGCTGTTCCTAATGCAAAAGAATTGGCTGCCGCCCAACATCATTTTATTCAAAATAAATCTATTTTTGAAAATTATACCGTTGGTGATTTCGAAAAAGAAGCGATTACTACAATTGAAGAATTATTCAAAACCAATGACTATGTAGTTTTAGTAGGCGGATCAGGTTTATACGTCAATGCTGTTTTGAAAGGTTTTGATGATTTCCCCGAAATTAATTCGACCGTACGTCAGGAAGTAAATGCTAATTATGAAAAATTAGGAATTGGCTATTTACAGGAGCAACTCAAAAAATTAGACCCAGATTATTTTGAAAAAATTAATCTCGAAAATCCGCAAACCCTACTCAATCCACAACGCATGATGCGATTTGTAGAAGTTTGCATCGGAACAGGAAAAGCCTATTCTTCTTTTTTAAATCAAAAGAAAAACGAAAGAAGCTTCACTCCTATTCTTATTGGTTTAGAAGCCGAAAGAAATGTGATGTACAGTAGAATCAATCAACGTGTGGACATCATGATGAATGAAGGTTTACTGCAAGAAGCAAAGAATTTGTATCCCAACAAAGAGTTAAATGCACTACAAACTGTTGGTTACCGCGAATTATTTAGTTACTTTGACAAAGAATTTACATTGGAATTTGCTATCGAAGAAATCAAAAAAAACACCCGTCGTTTTGCTAAACGTCAACTAACCTGGTTCAAACGAGATGAAAGCACCAAATGGTTTAATTTTGAAACTCCAACTCAAAAAATAATTGATTATATCGAAAATTATTCTAAAAAAACATAA
- a CDS encoding ion transporter yields the protein MGFSSMYSEFRKKVYIVIYHTNTRAGRLFDLILLGVILMCVLLVMMETVAEFDQKYHSYLITLEWIITVFFTIEYLLRILCINRPIRYIFSFYGIIDLLAILPMYLSLFITGYNILTVIRALRLLRLFKILNNPHFTNHSNKLRRALIASRGKIVVFIYFVLISTIIIGSIMYLVEGKENGFTSVPMSIYWTIVTLTTVGYGDISPQTPLGQIIASFVMIMGYGIIAVPTGIVSAEISKISYNKEMQNPCINCDNTNYPSNAKFCPQCGHSLENI from the coding sequence ATGGGTTTCTCATCAATGTATTCTGAGTTTAGAAAAAAAGTCTATATCGTAATTTATCACACTAACACCAGAGCAGGAAGGTTGTTTGATTTAATACTGTTAGGAGTTATTCTTATGTGTGTACTCTTGGTAATGATGGAAACAGTAGCCGAATTTGATCAAAAATATCATTCCTACTTAATTACACTTGAATGGATTATTACCGTATTTTTTACCATCGAATACTTACTTCGAATTCTATGTATCAACAGACCCATTAGGTATATTTTTAGTTTTTATGGTATTATCGATTTGCTGGCCATTTTACCCATGTATCTCTCACTGTTTATTACAGGTTATAATATCTTAACAGTTATACGGGCACTGCGATTATTGCGTTTGTTTAAAATTTTGAACAACCCACATTTTACGAATCATTCTAACAAACTAAGAAGGGCTCTTATTGCCAGTCGCGGAAAAATTGTGGTTTTTATTTATTTTGTACTTATTAGCACCATAATTATTGGCTCAATAATGTACCTGGTTGAAGGAAAAGAAAATGGTTTTACGAGTGTCCCAATGAGTATTTACTGGACAATAGTAACCCTGACAACAGTAGGCTATGGCGATATTTCTCCACAAACACCCTTAGGTCAGATTATTGCATCATTTGTAATGATTATGGGTTATGGTATTATTGCTGTTCCTACAGGAATTGTATCGGCCGAAATAAGTAAAATTAGCTATAATAAAGAGATGCAAAATCCCTGTATTAATTGTGACAATACTAATTATCCTTCCAATGCTAAATTTTGTCCTCAATGTGGTCATTCTCTAGAAAATATTTAA
- a CDS encoding exonuclease domain-containing protein — translation MYAILDIETTGGQFNEEGITEIAIYKFDGHQIVDQFISLVNPEIPIQPFVVKLTGINNAMLRSAPKFYEVAKRIIEITDDCILVAHNADFDYRILRTEFRRLGYDFNTKTLCTVELSKKLLPEQNSHSLGKLVRALGIPMADRHRASGDAMATVKLFKMLLEKDLEKTIVKDFIKIEVEKGIAPKLLDILRELPTKTGVYYIHNQSGNIIYIGKSNNIKKRVNQHFTGITNKSKRIQNEVFAVNFEETGSELIALLKESQEIKVNKPILNRAQRKNIFIYALYLENSSNGYLSLKLQKTDGRKKEITSFASLQEGKSFLFNITEKYKLCQKLNGLYESKKECFQYNIKECDGACINIVSPEIYNERVQNFISNYTFENKSMIIIGRGRNINERSAVLVENGVYKGYAFYDLNYQITNANILKNILIPMDSNRDIQRIIQSYIRKNKGIKIIHF, via the coding sequence TTGTACGCAATATTAGACATAGAAACTACTGGAGGACAGTTTAATGAAGAGGGTATTACAGAAATTGCTATTTATAAATTTGACGGTCATCAAATTGTAGATCAATTCATCAGTTTAGTAAATCCTGAAATTCCAATTCAGCCTTTTGTGGTAAAATTAACCGGGATTAACAATGCTATGTTGCGTTCGGCTCCTAAATTTTATGAGGTTGCAAAACGCATTATTGAAATTACCGATGATTGTATTTTAGTGGCTCACAATGCCGATTTTGATTATCGAATTCTAAGAACAGAATTTCGTCGTTTAGGATACGATTTCAACACAAAAACCCTTTGTACCGTTGAATTATCTAAAAAATTATTACCAGAACAAAATTCACATAGTTTAGGAAAATTAGTTCGCGCCCTAGGAATTCCAATGGCCGACAGACATCGTGCCAGTGGTGATGCGATGGCAACTGTAAAACTATTCAAAATGTTACTGGAAAAAGATCTTGAAAAAACAATCGTAAAGGATTTTATAAAAATTGAGGTCGAAAAAGGAATTGCTCCTAAACTACTTGATATTTTACGAGAATTACCCACAAAAACCGGTGTTTATTACATTCATAATCAAAGTGGAAACATCATTTATATTGGCAAAAGCAATAATATCAAAAAAAGAGTCAATCAGCATTTTACAGGAATCACCAATAAAAGCAAGCGTATTCAAAATGAAGTTTTCGCTGTTAATTTTGAAGAAACCGGTAGTGAACTGATTGCTTTATTAAAAGAAAGTCAGGAAATAAAAGTCAACAAACCAATTTTAAACAGGGCTCAACGTAAAAATATTTTTATTTATGCGCTTTATTTAGAAAACAGTTCAAATGGTTATCTAAGTCTAAAATTACAAAAAACAGATGGTCGTAAGAAAGAAATAACCTCCTTTGCCTCGTTGCAGGAAGGAAAAAGTTTCTTGTTTAATATTACCGAAAAATATAAGTTATGCCAAAAGTTAAACGGATTGTATGAATCCAAAAAAGAATGCTTTCAATACAATATAAAAGAATGTGACGGTGCCTGCATCAATATAGTTTCACCGGAAATATACAATGAGCGTGTGCAAAATTTCATTAGTAATTATACTTTTGAAAATAAAAGTATGATTATCATTGGAAGAGGTAGGAATATTAACGAAAGAAGTGCTGTTTTAGTTGAAAACGGAGTTTATAAAGGCTATGCTTTTTATGATTTGAATTATCAAATTACCAATGCCAACATACTGAAAAACATACTAATCCCTATGGATAGTAATCGGGATATCCAACGAATTATTCAATCATACATTAGAAAAAACAAAGGCATAAAAATTATTCATTTTTAA
- a CDS encoding YggS family pyridoxal phosphate-dependent enzyme, which translates to MSIKNNLLNIKSSLPEHVTLVAVSKTKPVTDLMEAYNAGQRIFGENKIQEMTEKWEQMPKDIQWHMIGHVQTNKVKFMAEYVSLIHGVDSLKLLHEINRQAQKHNRVIDCLLQIHIAEEETKFGLDENELNEILNFVQNNEEGFKNIRIVGLMGMATFTDNQEQIKKEFLHLKSIFDANQNLKSEICNLKSLSMGMSGDYKLAIECGSTMIRVGSSIFGGR; encoded by the coding sequence ATGTCAATAAAAAACAACCTCCTCAATATTAAATCCTCTTTGCCTGAGCACGTAACGCTGGTAGCAGTTTCTAAAACCAAACCCGTTACTGATTTAATGGAAGCTTATAATGCAGGTCAAAGGATTTTTGGTGAAAATAAAATCCAGGAAATGACCGAGAAATGGGAACAAATGCCCAAAGACATTCAATGGCACATGATAGGTCACGTTCAAACCAATAAAGTAAAATTTATGGCAGAATATGTGAGTTTGATTCATGGCGTGGATAGCTTGAAATTATTGCATGAGATTAACAGACAAGCTCAAAAACACAATCGTGTAATTGATTGTTTACTACAAATACATATTGCTGAGGAAGAAACTAAATTTGGTTTGGATGAAAATGAGCTAAACGAGATTCTTAATTTCGTTCAAAATAATGAAGAAGGATTTAAAAACATCCGAATTGTGGGTTTAATGGGAATGGCAACTTTTACGGACAATCAAGAGCAAATCAAAAAAGAATTCTTGCATCTAAAATCCATTTTTGATGCTAATCAAAATCTGAAATCTGAAATCTGTAATCTGAAATCTCTTTCAATGGGAATGTCCGGCGATTACAAATTAGCCATTGAATGCGGCAGTACGATGATTCGGGTAGGAAGTAGTATCTTTGGAGGCAGATAA